The window tttgtttggctgtttacatagtttttttaaatgtggcctATAATCACATTTCAATGTCAACTGGTCACAGTCCTGAACCGACCCAACTGCGCATCATAACAATTACAAAGACGTCACAGGCAGCAGGAGCAAGCTGCCGTACAGCCGAAGTCAGCGTTTCATTTGAATGTGGCCAAATTCTCGATTGAAAAAGATCAGATTCCATGTGATTTGTGCTGTTCATactgttattaaaaaaacagaccTGAGTCCCATATGGGCAAATAaatcagatttgggccacttttgcctgcagtgtgAACGAAGCCTTAAAGTCCTCAATTCTGAATACAGCCCCAAGGGATTATCAGTGAAGTGAAAACTTACTGTATTGCCATTTGTCACGAAACATTTTGATGTACacacatgtaaataaacataaatgtcTTGGATTAAGATGTTCATATATTAAAACATCTGTCAATCAATTTGAGAGTGAAAGCATCTGCCAGTCTTAGTTCTGAGTTGTCGCGAACTGGGGCAGACGGCAAACttattgtcacacacacactcttttagCTAAAAAGCTAAAAGTATCATTTTTGTTGTGTCACAGTCATCCAAACTTTTACCAGAAAGAATCTTCTGGGCATGCCCTCTCTCAGGCTGACTTCAGTCTTGCTGCGGTCACACAGCAAGCTGGGAAATATGTCCAACAGCAAATCCCCCCACGCCCTGAGGTACGGACAGGGAGAGAGGATCACAGAACGTGGCGCTCTTTATCAGCCTCATCACACATCACAATTCTACAAATAGTATAGTAGTAATAATATAAGTGTAGCCTAATCTTTATCTGCAACTGTGAGATTAAACAGAATGAATAGACAAGCTTTGAAGTTTCCAACTATTTGGTACAGCCCTAGTTGAAAGCTGCATAGAAGAGGAGTCCCATACATTCTCTGGTAAGTGCTGAGAGTCAAGTGGGTGGAGTGGTCCACTCCTGCTGGGGTGTTGGCTTGATGGATGGTTCCTCTGGGAAAGTACAGAAGATCTCCCGCCTGTGGAGGGAGAAGCCGACTCACTCGTACGGAAAACACAGAACTCTATTTTCTATAGCAACAACATATTTGTACATGAATGAATGTATATTGGTTTTGGTGCTGTACCTTCAGTATAATATCATGGGTCGGGCTGCCGATCCTCTCCTCGGACTCCACGCTGTACTCCGCTGCCAGAGGAACCGTAGGATTGTAGAGAAGCCAACGTTTCTGTCCCTCCAGCTGCAGGATGAATACCTGGGGAGAGAGCACCCCCGTTAGCATCAGAAGAAGACGACATATGGAAGAGGGCAATTACAttgttacacattacacacaggcccaaaatacacacagacacacatgcacagaccgtatacatgcattaatggagagatgtcagagtgagggggctgtcCATGAAGTTGGgtgttcagtgccttgctcaagggcatctCGGCAGCGCCAAGGAGCTGAACTGGCACCTCggcagctaccagtccacactctacTTAGTCCTAGGGCTGGGTGGTATATCAATATATTTTCAAACGAGATATGGGATTACACAACGCTGTTTATATCGTTAAACAATCCATTtcttctgtaaagccgtgcctgtgtttgcATCTCTCCTTTCACTCTCTGTGCAGCCCCGCCCCCACTTACACAGGCACTCGGTTGTAATTGTTATTAGCACAAgcagctgtatattttgttAAGCATGGGAGGAAAACCTGTACGCAGAAGAACAGTAGGCCTACTGGATGTAACTAACTTCAGTTCTATGAGTAATAGTGGGAGAGAAGGCGCCTGCTGGACCCAGCGAGAGATGTGAACCACGGCCAGATTATCATAAAAATTTTGCACAGTGACCaaacagacatttcatacaCAAGACGTTTGTAACGCCTGTGACCTCCTGCCGATGCACATTCAACCGGCGCTGGACCGGTTCATAATAAATCAGCCATCACTCTGAGTAGAGAATCCACTCTGCAGTGTAAGTcaaacacttcactgataaactacaatataaaactttcctcttatttgtgaaataagcatgtgacccgttccaactccacccctcaaagaatcggaatcaataagaaccggaatcgaaaggaagaatcggaatcagaatcgttaaaatcaaaacgatgcccaaccctagtcacgagccaaagcaataGGAGATTGTagtagcaaccaacgtagtaataacttagattaatatagcgcaATTCATGAAACCTACAGACGCCTTACACtggtacagggggacaaggggaaagaaaataggtcaacacaaacagactgaaaagaaataaaaattgggcgctaaatggaagggggacgtgatttaatgtaggctactgacgtacaaccacatcacacattgtaaagtcattttatgaatgaaatagacatattacatacctgagggccaaatCAGGGTGGGTTTGGAATCATTTActatcccgtaattgtctccatctgttaaacGCCCGACCGAAGTTGACTCGCTTTTTCGCCTgtcgtctttcactttccccttttagcttttcttggtttcatttccttctttcctgtgatggtcctgccccagtatcagccataactacagcagataacttctaaaataacattaaaatacaattaggcctttATAAAGAAATCCACTGCTCTCTTTTACCTAACTGgatactcactaacacaggctaTTCCGATGTTACGCctaaatctgtgacccatcagaatgtgttactgtagcgccgtctacctgccgtaaatcattctgtgactttgcgggaaaaatcaAACCGGGCAGAGGCATAAATGCAAACTATATaaaatagtagtagtaatagttagtctcgtttgctgttacagatcatttatgatcatcagatgaaatgTTAgattcagaaacatttaaaagttactaaAAAGTAAATAGTCACTTTAAAAATAGGCTATttattttagatattttttcatttacatgtgttgcagctgtatattttcaaacagggaaggaaaccctgtctttgcattttattttgatcccagtctgtttttttaaaagtgcttgTGACATCTCACATGTGGCTTTGGCTCTTtatttagcccactttgtaaaatATACCAAGATATATGATGTGTATTCCCATTCAGCCAAAAAATACAGAGATTTGATTTTTGGtctatatcgcccagccctactttgtccgtacggggacttgaacagGCAACGGTTGCCAAGCAAAGTCTCTACAGACTGGGCTACTACTGCCCCCAAAGGGCAACATGAAGAAAGAAATGGCTCGGCTGCTGAATGAGCCCAGTCATGGATTTGTTGTTGTACCTCGACATCATCATAGTGAGCTGGAAGGCCCTGGGACTCCTGTGGTGTGATGTAGACGTTAGAGCCCACCAAGGCTCCAAAGAAACACTCCAGCTTCTCCTGGATCCTCCACAACTCATCCTGACAACACACAGCAACAACTACATGAGAGCCGCTTCACCCAGCTGTCTGATCGGAGACTTGTGGAGAGAAAAAAGCGTGCAGCTTCAAGGAACGCAGTGTAAATGAGTAACCGATAGATGGACTAACATTAGCAGTAGCATCACCTGTCCCAAAGGTAAACCGCGGTCTGAAAAAGTCGAGGTTTTAAAACCACTCAAATTTTCGGTCATACCGTTCCTgtggtatgagctgtttttttttaatgaatcatagaaatccctctccctgccagtgtgcagtgtgtgtaataataaaatacattgttgcgttttacccagacattttaaaatacattttaaatctgtAAATGCAATACGGTGATATTTTTGCCGAAGGTtataccgtcagaatctcacACCAACCCATGCCCACTCTCACCTTGAACCTCTGCGGCTGGTGGAACTGGATGGTGGCCTTATTCTGAACAAAGTCCTTATTGAGAACACTGTTCTTAACTTGCCCCTGCTTGTTCAGCACTTTCTTCTTGCCATTGATGCAGCGGACCACGTTGACGTCCCTGCAGTATTCCAGATCCTGGGAGCACAGGCCCCGCAGGTCTGACAGCTGGAACAGAGACTGGTAGTAGGAGGCTGTGTGGGGATCAGACCTCTGCAGGTGGAGGGGTTTCTTCTCCCAGTACTCCCTGAAGAACTGCTCTGTCCCCATTGGCTGGATGAGGCTCTGGAACAGGCTGCCTGGGCTGCTGAAGCACAGGGGGGATGGAGTGTCGCCGGGCTCTGCCCTGCTCTGTTTAGGAGGGAGCTGCTCAGCATCACTGCTCCGTCTCTTTACACtctttgctttgcttttcttTGGCATTTTAACCTGAAAAaggaacagattaaaaaaaaaatatatatatatatatatatatatatatatatatatatatatatatatatatctatcatgAGTGAGAAGCTGAATTGAAATCAAGCTGAAAAGCAGAGGTACTGGAGAAATTATTTGTTActtgggctgcaactaacaattattttcattgttgactGACCTGTCGATTATTTTGTCGATAAATGGATTAGTCGTTTggtgtataaaatgtcagaaaattttAGGGCTgttcgattatggaaaaaaccATAATcccgattattttggtcaacatGGAAATCACTATTATTTAACACGATacctcattgacttttggacaGATGTTGTAATCATGGAACTtaaaaagcagagaaaaagttaaaacatattCATAGTGAAAACACCTAGAACTGTGAAATTCCCCCTCaatacttttcccatttgaacATTCaggacacaagacaaaataagagtcgACTTGCAAAACGTGAAGTTCAAAATAATCGTGTTTCTCCGCTCTTccgtttttgtgatcattaggagccaaaatcgtaatcgcgattaaaatggTGATtgattgcacagccctacaatgtttcccaaagcccaagaagaCGTCCTCACgggtcttgttttgtccacaactcaaagacattcagtttactgtcccagaggagagaagaaactagaacatattcacatttaacaagctggaatcagagaatttagACAGGTGTTTTCACTACAGCAGGGGATATCCAGCTCAACAAGAGAGTTCCTATAACATCTGCAGCACAACAACTTTCCTGCATTTTTATCTTCCTTCTCAACTCTCACTAATATAAGAAGACCCacctaggcctgtcacgataactcattttgctggacgataaactgtcccagaaattattgcgataaacgataatattgttgTTCTGAGACCATTTACATGTAATATAACCCTTGTATTGTCCTTCGTGTCATGGGGACTtggttagtttatttattttgtattagccTGTCCAAACGCGTTCGATCGCAGCACGGGTCTCTGGGACCCCCCCGTGCCAGTTCAcgtgaaatgacatcacatagtAAACAAGGGTCACCGGAGGACCCGAagctcaacgccaggccaatGCAAAATCCTAAAATGAACTAAACAGGTCCCGGGGACCCGAAGGACAACCTAAGggataatgataatggcataataatgcagttacaccttttcaaagatcaatacacttgaatgaatgaacaaaccaaccaaaaaacaataaataaaatggactctcagtctctgttaacaaaaaatacaatggAATAAAAAACCAGACACCAGataaaatggaaattaaaaaaccacacataaacaaaacaataaataaagtgGCTGTAAACAAAATTGCACTtcaaaaaatattaaacattagGCTCAGACATAAAGAGTGATACATTCCTTAACAGGCAAAACTGCCAGTTaggacttttttaaacaaaaaagtgcAAAAGCGATGAAGCAGATGCCTCAACAGGCCATATGccaaaagcttttaaaaaataatttctccAGCATAAAGCTTTGTTCAAATAAAGCGAAAGTGAACTCCAGTCTATGTCCACAGCATGGTGTGATCCaaggacggagagagagagagagagagagagagagagagagagagagagaggagagagagagagagagagagggagagagagagagagagagagagagagagagggagagagagagagggagagagggagagagagagagggagagagagagagagagagagggagagagagagagagagggagagagagagagggagagagggagagagagagagagagagagggagagagagagagagagatgagggagagagacggagagagagagagagagagggagagagagagagagatgggagagagagagagagagagagagagagagagatgggagagagagagagagagagagagagagagagatgagggagagagagagagatgagagagagagagagagggagagagagatgagagagagagagagagagagagagggaagagagagagagagggagagagagagagatgagggagagagagagagatggggagagagagagagagggagagagagagggagagagagagagagagagatgggagagagagagagagagagagagagagagagagagagagagagagagagagagaggagagagagagagagggagagagagagagagagagagagagagagagggagagagagagagagagagagagagag is drawn from Sander vitreus isolate 19-12246 chromosome 13, sanVit1, whole genome shotgun sequence and contains these coding sequences:
- the riox2 gene encoding ribosomal oxygenase 2 — translated: MPKKSKAKSVKRRSSDAEQLPPKQSRAEPGDTPSPLCFSSPGSLFQSLIQPMGTEQFFREYWEKKPLHLQRSDPHTASYYQSLFQLSDLRGLCSQDLEYCRDVNVVRCINGKKKVLNKQGQVKNSVLNKDFVQNKATIQFHQPQRFKDELWRIQEKLECFFGALVGSNVYITPQESQGLPAHYDDVEVFILQLEGQKRWLLYNPTVPLAAEYSVESEERIGSPTHDIILKAGDLLYFPRGTIHQANTPAGVDHSTHLTLSTYQRMAWGDLLLDIFPSLLCDRSKTEVSLREGMPRRFFLGNSEGLDVSRQLAAGLRSLADEMETGMQEVRSTHMKRDFITNRLPPYIQQELLTPSGRIPALEDVVCLRFKDHMVITVEPSQERTDEATELVVFVLHSLRNPRESHMMGESCDEEEEQDISRGLQFPVSHLQALRQLQQAEKLAVAQLQLPTPEAKLSLVLALWSESLLVVL